CGGCCGGCGAGGTGCCGATGGTGCGGGTGTCGATGAAGTTCTCGTAGCGGTTGTAGAAGCCCGAGAGCTGGAAGAAGCTGCCATTGGCGAAGCGGCCGCGGAAGCCGATCTCGACACCGTCGCTGGTCTCCGGCTTCAGGTCGGTGGAGGGCAGGATCTCGTAGCGCATCACCGTGTTGCGGAAGCCGAGCGTCGCCGAATCATAGGGCGGCGCGCGGAAGCCATGCGCGTACTGGCCATAGAGCGAGTAGACCGGATCCAGCCGCCAGACCGCGCCGAATTTCGGCGACAGCGCGAACTTGTCCATGTCCTCGAGCTGCGGCGCGGCACCGCCCAGCGAGGCGCGCAGATAGTCGGCATCCGGATGCGCGCGCAGCCCGTAATAGTCGAGCCGCAGCGCCGGCGTCAGCGTCACCGCGCCCAGCGTGATCTCGTCCTGCAGATAGGCGCCGGCCTGCCAGGTGGTGGTGTCGGGAAAGTTCTTGTTGGGGAAGGTCTCGCCGGCGACGGTGCTGGTGACGGCGCCGGTGGTCAGGTTGGTCTGCCAGCGGTCGCGCGGGCGGCTGCTCTCGGTGCGGTCGAGCGAGACGCCATAGGTCAGCACATGGTTCAGGCCGAAAGCCTGGACATTGGAGCCGAACTGGACGTCGCTGCTCCACACATCCTGCTCGAAGCCGAAGACCGAGTTGCGCAGCGTGTTGCCGCTGCGCAGCTGGTTCGTGTATTCGGTGCGGTCGAGCCGGGTCCAGCCGAGCCGCGCCTCCACCCGGTCGGCGAAGAGGAAAGGCGCCTCGCGCACATAGTCGAGCGCGATGCGGCCACGCGTCGCCGTGTCCTCGCCCAGGCTGGTGAGGACGCTGCTGGACAGCTCGCTGCGCAGATTGGTGTCGGTGTCGCGCTGGATCAGCTCACCGGTCAGGCGCAGCCGCTCGACATCGCTCAGCCGGTAGACGAAGCGGCCGAGCACGGTGTTGGCGGTGTAGTCCTGCGGGTTGGGCAGCACATTGCCATTGGGGCGGATCTCATGCCCCTCGCGATGCGTGTAGCTCAGCAGCGCCTCGACATTGCCGGCGCGCGCCGCGCCGGTGACGGTCTGGCTCAGGCTCTGATCGGCGCCATTGTAACCGAAGCGGCCGCTGAAGAAGCTGTTGCGCCCCGGCTCCAGATAGTCCGACGGGTCCTTCAGGAAATAGGAGACGACACCGCCCAGCGCGTCCGAGCCATACAGCGCCGAGGCCGGGCCGCGCAGGATCTCGACGCGGCGCACCGTGTCGAGATCGACGAAGTCGCGCGTGTAGTTGCCCGAGCCGGCATTGCTTTCCGGGAAGTCCGGCAGGCGGATGCCGTCCACCTGCACGCGCACGCGGTTGCCGCCGATGCCGCGGATGACGAAATTGGTGCCGCCATTGCGCGAGGGCTGGTTGCCGAAATTCACCCCCGGCTCGTAGCGCAGCAGGTCGCGCGGCGAGGTGACGTTGCGCCGCTCCAGCTCCAGCTCCTCGGTCACCGTGATGGTGGCCGGCACGTCATCGACCGGGCGTGGGCCGCGCGTGGCGGTGACGGCGATGGGCGGCAGGACAACGGCAGGGGCTTCGGAGGCGGGAGAGGCGGCGGCGGCCGGAGAGGGGGTGGGCGCAGGCTGGGCGGCGAGGCCGGAGGGACCGGCGACGGGCACCAGCAGCGCGAGCGCGGCCAGGGAGGCCTGGCTGGC
This sequence is a window from Pseudoroseomonas cervicalis. Protein-coding genes within it:
- a CDS encoding TonB-dependent hemoglobin/transferrin/lactoferrin family receptor; its protein translation is MPASRPARRPAASQASLAALALLVPVAGPSGLAAQPAPTPSPAAAASPASEAPAVVLPPIAVTATRGPRPVDDVPATITVTEELELERRNVTSPRDLLRYEPGVNFGNQPSRNGGTNFVIRGIGGNRVRVQVDGIRLPDFPESNAGSGNYTRDFVDLDTVRRVEILRGPASALYGSDALGGVVSYFLKDPSDYLEPGRNSFFSGRFGYNGADQSLSQTVTGAARAGNVEALLSYTHREGHEIRPNGNVLPNPQDYTANTVLGRFVYRLSDVERLRLTGELIQRDTDTNLRSELSSSVLTSLGEDTATRGRIALDYVREAPFLFADRVEARLGWTRLDRTEYTNQLRSGNTLRNSVFGFEQDVWSSDVQFGSNVQAFGLNHVLTYGVSLDRTESSRPRDRWQTNLTTGAVTSTVAGETFPNKNFPDTTTWQAGAYLQDEITLGAVTLTPALRLDYYGLRAHPDADYLRASLGGAAPQLEDMDKFALSPKFGAVWRLDPVYSLYGQYAHGFRAPPYDSATLGFRNTVMRYEILPSTDLKPETSDGVEIGFRGRFANGSFFQLSGFYNRYENFIDTRTIGTSPAGLTQFQYRNLNSVTIYGAEARGEWQFAEGWALRGSASYAWGKDDDTGRPIDSVDPLRFVGGLAWQHESGFGAEAMVTHALRHNRVSDDSYFRAPRYTVLDLAMHYDFRNDISINAGLFNVTNEKYFNSQDVIGVAANSTTRDLYAQPGRYAAVNLVVRF